A window of the Bdellovibrio sp. ZAP7 genome harbors these coding sequences:
- the dnaB gene encoding replicative DNA helicase, protein MSTRIPPQNLDAEQSILGGLMLDREALDQVGDVLFAEDFYKPSHQKIYAAIKDLHSKNQPIDIITVTNVLQAEGSMDMVGGPEYLIGLLDKTISSANIGSHAKIVREKSMLRKMITTNSKLIERAYDQDFVDVESFMDQAESEIFKLSETKQATGLVGSMEIVKASIQKIEELYKRKADVTGLPSGFTELDKMTSGLHPGEMTIIAARPSMGKTAFSLNVAQHIALRAKKVIAYFSLEMGKEAMMMRMLSSEARVNMNEIRNGKIQDSAWPKLINAASALSEAGIFIDDTPGMSPFEIRSRARRLKAEHGLDCIMIDYLQLMSMKQKFSSREQEVAEISKSLKAIAKELQVPIIALAQLNRGVEGRADRRPMLSDLRESGSIEQDADVIMMLYRDDYYDKEDPEKAGHAEVIVGKQRNGATGTVKLRFDAKHSRFKDAENEGPGVNSLPPPQAPPPMPGGRPKNFAPGAPA, encoded by the coding sequence GTGAGTACTCGTATTCCACCGCAAAATCTAGATGCCGAACAGTCCATACTGGGCGGCCTGATGCTTGATCGAGAAGCTCTCGATCAAGTTGGTGACGTTCTCTTCGCAGAGGACTTCTATAAGCCTTCACATCAAAAGATTTATGCTGCGATCAAAGATCTTCACAGTAAAAATCAGCCCATCGACATCATCACTGTTACCAACGTGCTTCAGGCCGAAGGTTCCATGGATATGGTCGGTGGACCTGAATATCTGATCGGTCTTTTGGATAAAACGATTTCCTCTGCCAACATTGGTTCTCACGCGAAAATCGTTCGCGAGAAAAGCATGTTGCGGAAAATGATCACGACAAACAGCAAATTGATCGAGCGTGCATACGATCAAGATTTCGTCGACGTTGAATCCTTCATGGATCAGGCCGAGAGCGAAATCTTTAAGTTGTCTGAAACAAAACAAGCCACTGGTCTTGTGGGCTCTATGGAAATCGTAAAGGCTTCCATCCAAAAGATCGAGGAACTTTACAAACGCAAAGCAGACGTTACCGGTCTTCCTTCAGGCTTCACCGAGCTTGATAAGATGACATCGGGACTTCACCCTGGTGAGATGACGATTATCGCCGCTCGTCCTTCTATGGGTAAAACGGCGTTCTCTTTGAACGTTGCCCAACACATCGCTCTTCGTGCTAAAAAGGTTATTGCTTACTTCTCTCTCGAGATGGGTAAGGAAGCCATGATGATGCGTATGTTGTCGTCTGAAGCGCGTGTGAACATGAATGAGATCCGTAATGGTAAGATCCAAGACTCCGCTTGGCCAAAGCTGATTAACGCAGCCAGCGCCCTTTCTGAGGCCGGAATCTTCATCGATGATACTCCAGGTATGTCGCCGTTCGAGATCCGCTCCCGTGCTCGTCGTTTAAAAGCAGAACACGGACTTGATTGCATCATGATCGACTACTTGCAGTTGATGAGCATGAAGCAAAAATTCTCTTCGCGTGAGCAAGAGGTTGCTGAAATTTCCAAAAGCTTAAAGGCAATTGCCAAGGAACTTCAGGTTCCTATCATCGCACTAGCCCAGTTGAATCGTGGGGTAGAGGGTCGTGCGGACCGTCGTCCGATGCTTTCTGACCTTCGTGAATCCGGATCGATCGAGCAAGATGCCGACGTTATCATGATGCTTTACCGTGATGATTACTACGACAAGGAAGATCCAGAAAAAGCCGGTCACGCGGAAGTAATCGTTGGCAAGCAGCGTAATGGTGCGACGGGTACCGTTAAACTTCGTTTCGACGCGAAACACTCCCGCTTTAAGGACGCTGAAAATGAAGGGCCAGGGGTTAACTCTCTTCCTCCACCACAAGCACCACCTCCGATGCCAGGTGGCAGACCGAAAAACTTTGCTCCTGGAGCTCCGGCCTAG
- a CDS encoding DUF2232 domain-containing protein yields the protein MKKYASPQKFITISSLSVLLSMMTVVLHAPLLRVLRQAFGPWAFWILGLLVTGAAWLLNAPPLAMFIGSVWMTLGVYNELEQKGLGWWLSGILSVLLGTGAASIALYGAFTVNGINTYAEVQKLVEQFIEQIQQVNPAFKLQASDLMQQFPSAIAITLIIALGVGLIFERRVFSWLNLPREKIASQLKLSEYRLPDFFIWVAMTAFLLTMVSFGGKAIAILATNIVNVALVLYFFQGLAVLEVFLNSIKAGTVSRVLVYIILVGQLVLILSIVGLIDYWLDFRSRIRKMTAPKAG from the coding sequence ATGAAGAAGTACGCGTCTCCACAGAAATTCATTACGATTTCATCTCTCTCGGTCTTGTTGTCGATGATGACTGTGGTATTACACGCGCCTCTTCTTCGTGTGCTCCGTCAGGCTTTCGGTCCTTGGGCTTTTTGGATCCTGGGATTGTTAGTAACAGGGGCTGCGTGGCTCCTCAATGCCCCACCTTTAGCGATGTTCATTGGCTCCGTTTGGATGACTTTAGGGGTATACAATGAACTTGAGCAAAAAGGACTTGGGTGGTGGCTATCCGGTATTTTGAGTGTGTTGCTCGGGACAGGTGCTGCAAGCATCGCTCTTTACGGCGCATTCACAGTAAATGGGATTAACACGTACGCTGAAGTTCAAAAGCTGGTCGAACAATTTATTGAGCAGATTCAACAAGTGAATCCCGCTTTTAAGTTGCAAGCCTCAGATTTGATGCAGCAGTTCCCATCAGCCATTGCTATTACTTTGATTATAGCACTAGGTGTGGGATTAATTTTTGAGAGAAGGGTTTTTTCGTGGCTCAATTTGCCCCGCGAGAAAATTGCCTCTCAGCTCAAGTTGTCGGAATATCGTTTGCCTGACTTTTTTATTTGGGTAGCGATGACAGCCTTCCTTCTGACAATGGTGAGTTTTGGCGGTAAGGCCATTGCGATCCTCGCAACAAATATTGTGAACGTAGCACTCGTTCTCTATTTCTTTCAGGGGTTAGCAGTGTTGGAGGTATTCCTAAATTCGATTAAGGCAGGAACTGTCAGTCGAGTTTTGGTGTACATAATCTTGGTCGGCCAGTTAGTACTTATTTTGAGTATTGTTGGTTTGATCGATTACTGGCTGGATTTTAGAAGTCGCATTCGTAAGATGACGGCTCCAAAAGCTGGCTAA
- a CDS encoding trypsin-like serine protease has product MNTIKSLKLALSLGALATIAACTPNKSASLKSGNNSGIIGGEAVAQNDIIRKSTVSIVVNVLTQDNQQGQFLCTGSIIADNMILTAAHCIPGTEYKKAAMFVVFATDLNKMTKDQIKPVTGVVVHNQYGEGDARLRATIEKLKKAGNPNGDGVELSDRDQGADNYDLAVIKIQGKIPADYQIANILKDETILKNGANVTLAGYGLTNVKKEQVDLKKYPDLDAAIASGQIACTYDKKTCYILTQENENILKKTDVGVIQPYGDTEVALDQSQGKGACHGDSGGPAFINVGGVEYLWGVTSRGTGKDGIDDCSNYAIYTKINAEWNFVSAAMIQLNTSVKEDVQTQEAPAESQEEAALDYEI; this is encoded by the coding sequence ATGAACACAATCAAATCTCTTAAGTTGGCTTTATCTTTGGGTGCACTAGCGACAATCGCTGCTTGTACTCCAAACAAATCTGCATCTCTTAAGTCAGGCAACAACTCCGGTATTATCGGTGGTGAAGCTGTAGCTCAAAACGATATCATCAGAAAATCTACTGTATCTATCGTTGTGAACGTTCTGACTCAAGACAATCAACAAGGTCAGTTCCTGTGCACAGGTTCAATCATCGCTGACAATATGATCCTTACGGCTGCTCACTGTATCCCTGGTACGGAGTACAAAAAAGCTGCGATGTTCGTAGTGTTCGCAACGGATCTTAATAAAATGACTAAAGACCAAATCAAACCTGTTACTGGTGTTGTGGTTCACAACCAATACGGTGAAGGTGATGCGCGTCTTCGTGCAACGATTGAAAAGCTTAAAAAAGCCGGCAACCCAAATGGTGATGGCGTTGAACTTTCTGATCGTGACCAAGGTGCCGATAACTACGATCTAGCAGTTATCAAAATCCAAGGTAAAATTCCTGCTGACTACCAAATCGCAAATATCCTTAAAGATGAAACGATCTTGAAAAACGGCGCGAACGTAACTCTTGCTGGTTACGGTTTGACGAATGTTAAAAAAGAACAAGTTGATCTTAAAAAGTACCCAGATCTTGATGCAGCTATCGCTAGCGGTCAGATCGCTTGTACTTATGACAAGAAAACTTGCTACATCCTGACTCAAGAAAACGAAAACATCTTGAAGAAAACTGATGTAGGTGTGATCCAACCATACGGCGATACTGAAGTTGCTTTGGATCAATCTCAAGGTAAAGGTGCTTGCCACGGTGACTCTGGCGGTCCAGCGTTCATCAACGTAGGTGGAGTTGAATACCTTTGGGGTGTTACAAGCCGCGGTACTGGTAAAGATGGTATCGACGATTGCTCAAACTACGCGATCTACACAAAAATCAACGCTGAGTGGAACTTCGTTTCTGCAGCGATGATACAATTGAACACTTCTGTTAAAGAAGACGTTCAAACTCAAGAAGCTCCAGCCGAATCCCAAGAAGAAGCTGCTCTTGACTACGAAATCTAA
- a CDS encoding FHA domain-containing protein — MVTFIEVLNGVNEGSRHQLTDGMTMGRANADIIVKDPKVSSKHAQIALDGKGQLVLLDLDSSNGLYISGRRVKKVALIPGVIFEIGRTQFKVVTVEEEQASSFERLLTWRNIVSATVPQLQIQNSEPEQELQRFSPALKLTFLRGIQADEEIILGYGPRTAGADSLDVELLDVDAPRDAFQLIAGPGQVELKVLATGRVTLNNKKVSAEMLSDGDMISVGSTVIKVSYL, encoded by the coding sequence ATGGTCACATTTATTGAGGTTCTTAACGGCGTAAACGAAGGCTCCCGGCATCAACTGACGGACGGAATGACTATGGGCAGAGCCAATGCCGACATCATTGTGAAGGACCCCAAGGTCTCCAGCAAGCATGCGCAGATCGCTTTGGATGGAAAAGGGCAGTTGGTTCTGCTGGATTTAGATTCCTCCAATGGGCTTTATATTTCCGGTCGCCGTGTGAAAAAAGTCGCGTTAATTCCAGGGGTTATCTTTGAGATCGGACGCACTCAGTTTAAAGTCGTCACGGTTGAAGAAGAACAAGCCAGCAGCTTTGAGCGTCTTCTGACTTGGCGCAACATCGTGAGCGCTACGGTTCCTCAGCTGCAAATTCAGAACTCCGAACCCGAGCAAGAGCTGCAAAGATTTTCCCCCGCTTTAAAGTTAACGTTTCTTCGCGGGATCCAAGCCGATGAGGAAATTATTTTAGGGTATGGCCCCCGAACTGCGGGCGCAGACTCTTTGGATGTTGAACTATTGGACGTGGACGCGCCTCGCGATGCCTTCCAACTTATTGCGGGACCAGGCCAGGTGGAGTTAAAAGTTTTGGCAACAGGGCGGGTGACTCTTAATAATAAGAAGGTGTCTGCCGAAATGCTCTCAGATGGAGATATGATCTCTGTTGGCAGCACGGTGATTAAAGTCTCTTATCTCTAG
- the rplI gene encoding 50S ribosomal protein L9: MKVILQKDVKDVGRVGELVNVSEGFARNFLFPRKLAAEATEKRVKEYEHLKRVAETKKKKALAERQELLNKINGTTVSFKLQAGADSDKLFGTVTTTDISKELQKMGHSIDRRDIHLEEPIKVLGQHKAVIRYAEGLEAKIQIAVERA; this comes from the coding sequence ATGAAAGTTATTCTTCAAAAAGACGTAAAAGATGTAGGCCGTGTTGGTGAGTTGGTGAACGTTTCTGAAGGTTTCGCGAGAAACTTCTTGTTCCCACGTAAATTGGCTGCTGAAGCTACAGAAAAACGCGTAAAAGAGTACGAACACTTGAAACGCGTTGCTGAGACTAAAAAGAAAAAAGCCTTGGCTGAACGCCAAGAGCTTTTGAACAAAATCAACGGCACAACTGTATCCTTCAAATTGCAAGCTGGTGCAGACTCTGACAAGCTTTTCGGTACTGTAACAACTACAGATATCTCTAAAGAGCTTCAAAAAATGGGTCACTCTATCGACCGTCGCGATATCCACTTGGAAGAGCCAATCAAAGTATTGGGTCAACACAAAGCGGTTATCCGTTACGCTGAAGGTTTGGAAGCTAAGATCCAAATCGCAGTTGAGCGCGCATAA
- a CDS encoding helix-turn-helix domain-containing protein — protein sequence MTPNLNSSDNLFVANLQSVSLEKLVKSKLEVLFAQQKEAQVELNGLYNVVIEQVEKPLLELALRAYNGNQVKTAQMLGINRNTLKKKIDNYKIRVKKLN from the coding sequence ATGACGCCGAACCTTAACAGTTCTGATAATCTTTTTGTCGCTAACCTTCAGTCTGTAAGCTTGGAAAAGCTTGTTAAAAGCAAACTTGAAGTTCTTTTTGCTCAACAAAAAGAAGCGCAAGTAGAATTGAACGGTTTGTACAATGTTGTAATCGAACAAGTTGAAAAACCGCTACTTGAGCTTGCTCTACGTGCCTACAATGGCAACCAAGTTAAAACTGCTCAGATGCTTGGCATCAATCGCAACACTCTTAAGAAGAAAATTGATAACTACAAAATTCGTGTTAAAAAATTGAACTAA
- a CDS encoding S8 family serine peptidase yields MRGLIGRAVLGLFVSASAFAAKPEAVPGEYIVQLKNQYAIQSTQVLSQQLGAFVKETIPSMNIVVIKRPVFELTDNVIKTLSQNPLVDIVEPNYIYRINKTPNDPMFTRLWGMNNTKTAGIDIGALQAWDITTGSQDVLVAVIDTGIDYNHPDLKDNLWTNAAELNGQAGVDDDGNGVIDDIYGANFVKADKPTGNPLDDHGHGSHCSGTIGAKGDDGKGIVGVNWNVRLMGVKFLSADGSGSLEGALKGIDYAVSMGAKILSNSWGGGGYSETLKQAIQRANDKGVLFVAAAGNESNDNDANPTYPATYDIPNVLAVAAIDDGGRLASFSNYGKTKVHVAAPGVNIYSSIKNGGYDSWSGTSMATPHVSGIAALLAANEPNLTGLQLKERIMATAKPIPGLRGKVRTMGIANAYSALTNTIAPPDANDPVNWQTVSASVSSAHPYASKTNATFEVRAAGAKQIAIYFEKFDTERDYDKVEIYDSTGKLVQTLSGKADDTFSSVIEGDSAKVVFTSDDSVNRYGFDITKIAFR; encoded by the coding sequence ATGAGAGGGCTTATTGGAAGAGCCGTGCTCGGTTTGTTCGTTTCTGCTAGCGCTTTCGCTGCTAAACCTGAAGCTGTGCCTGGTGAATATATCGTTCAATTGAAAAATCAATACGCGATTCAGTCGACACAAGTTTTGAGTCAGCAACTAGGTGCATTCGTTAAAGAAACAATCCCTAGCATGAACATCGTGGTTATCAAAAGACCTGTGTTTGAACTTACGGACAACGTAATCAAAACGCTTTCTCAAAATCCATTAGTAGACATCGTTGAACCAAACTATATCTACCGTATCAACAAAACTCCAAACGATCCAATGTTCACGCGTCTTTGGGGCATGAACAATACTAAGACTGCCGGTATCGATATCGGCGCTCTTCAAGCTTGGGATATCACAACAGGTTCTCAAGATGTTTTGGTTGCGGTTATTGATACTGGTATCGACTACAACCATCCAGATCTTAAAGACAACTTGTGGACGAACGCTGCTGAGCTTAACGGTCAAGCGGGAGTAGACGACGACGGCAACGGCGTTATTGACGATATCTACGGTGCAAACTTTGTAAAGGCAGACAAACCAACTGGTAATCCCCTTGATGACCACGGTCACGGTTCTCACTGCTCTGGCACAATCGGCGCCAAAGGTGACGACGGTAAAGGTATTGTTGGTGTAAACTGGAATGTTCGTTTGATGGGTGTAAAATTCTTGTCTGCGGACGGTTCTGGTTCACTTGAAGGCGCTCTTAAAGGTATCGACTATGCAGTTAGCATGGGCGCAAAAATCCTTTCAAACTCTTGGGGTGGCGGCGGCTACTCTGAAACCTTGAAACAGGCTATCCAAAGAGCCAACGACAAAGGTGTTCTTTTCGTAGCGGCGGCGGGTAACGAATCTAACGATAACGATGCAAATCCAACTTACCCAGCAACGTACGACATTCCAAACGTACTTGCGGTAGCAGCGATTGATGATGGTGGTCGTTTGGCTTCTTTCTCGAACTACGGAAAAACAAAAGTTCACGTAGCAGCTCCGGGCGTAAACATCTATTCATCAATTAAAAATGGTGGTTACGATTCTTGGTCTGGTACTTCAATGGCAACTCCGCACGTTTCTGGTATCGCGGCTCTTCTTGCGGCGAACGAACCAAACTTGACGGGCTTGCAACTTAAAGAACGTATCATGGCGACTGCGAAACCAATTCCTGGTCTTCGTGGTAAGGTTCGCACAATGGGTATCGCAAATGCTTACTCTGCTTTGACAAACACGATTGCTCCACCAGATGCAAATGATCCGGTTAACTGGCAAACAGTTTCTGCAAGCGTTTCCTCTGCTCACCCTTACGCAAGCAAAACAAATGCGACTTTCGAAGTAAGAGCCGCGGGCGCGAAACAAATCGCGATCTATTTCGAAAAATTCGACACAGAACGTGATTACGATAAAGTTGAGATCTACGATTCAACTGGAAAATTGGTTCAAACGTTATCTGGCAAAGCTGACGATACATTTTCCAGCGTTATCGAGGGTGACTCTGCAAAAGTAGTGTTCACTTCTGATGACTCTGTAAACCGTTACGGTTTCGACATCACCAAAATTGCTTTCCGCTAA
- the rpsF gene encoding 30S ribosomal protein S6, whose amino-acid sequence METKNTMPYEVVVLMHPDATSEDQKDLFKKNKATIENFKGSINSLETWGKRNLATPIGKLKKAIYFHSTFEADTQAIAELERTMRINDKVLRFMHTRLDERVSLAKFMEGFKKGLSESAAREKEREAKMQARKAAFAAAKADRAERGE is encoded by the coding sequence ATGGAAACTAAAAACACTATGCCTTACGAGGTTGTTGTTCTTATGCATCCAGATGCAACTTCTGAAGATCAAAAAGATCTTTTTAAGAAGAACAAAGCAACTATCGAAAACTTCAAGGGTTCTATCAACTCTCTTGAAACTTGGGGTAAACGTAACTTGGCGACTCCAATCGGCAAGTTGAAAAAAGCGATCTACTTCCACTCTACATTCGAAGCTGACACTCAAGCTATCGCTGAGTTGGAACGTACTATGCGTATCAACGACAAAGTACTTCGCTTTATGCATACTCGCCTAGACGAGCGTGTATCTTTGGCTAAGTTCATGGAAGGCTTCAAAAAAGGTCTTTCTGAATCTGCTGCTCGTGAAAAAGAGCGCGAAGCTAAAATGCAAGCACGTAAAGCTGCGTTCGCTGCTGCTAAAGCAGACCGCGCTGAACGTGGTGAGTAA
- a CDS encoding SDR family oxidoreductase, producing the protein MWPFSRYHRRNIPQSFKPVVLVTGCSNGIGLELAHLLYNEHPEYRVVATAREKSIQKLHDQFLENERFMIYPLDVTKEEERKELINHVNKTWGGVDILVNNAGISYRSVIEHMTAKDELLQMETNYLGPMGLIRRVLPYMRETGRGKIINVSSVAGMLAMPTMSSYSASKYALEGASESLWYEMRPFGVQVSLIQPGFVNSNSFQNVYHSELSDPAHNWDGPYCDFYQNMTPFVAKMMRMSRSSAHKIAKLIIKTIKTENPSLWIPATLDATVFYYIRRLLPRRILLPVLYWFLPNAKHWGKKHSNRR; encoded by the coding sequence ATGTGGCCTTTTTCACGTTATCACCGCAGAAATATTCCTCAGTCTTTCAAGCCTGTCGTTTTAGTTACGGGTTGTTCGAATGGCATTGGACTTGAGCTCGCTCATTTACTTTACAACGAACATCCTGAATATCGTGTCGTTGCGACGGCCCGAGAAAAAAGCATTCAAAAACTTCACGATCAGTTTTTAGAAAACGAACGATTCATGATCTATCCTTTGGATGTCACCAAAGAGGAAGAGCGCAAAGAACTTATCAATCACGTGAATAAAACTTGGGGTGGTGTGGATATCTTGGTGAATAACGCCGGTATCTCGTATCGCTCGGTCATTGAACACATGACGGCCAAAGACGAACTTCTGCAAATGGAAACAAACTATCTGGGACCGATGGGTTTGATTCGCAGGGTGCTGCCATATATGCGTGAAACGGGCAGAGGCAAAATCATCAATGTGTCTTCGGTTGCGGGAATGCTTGCGATGCCGACTATGTCCTCTTACTCCGCCTCCAAGTATGCGCTTGAAGGTGCGAGTGAATCTTTGTGGTATGAGATGCGTCCCTTTGGCGTGCAGGTTTCATTGATTCAGCCAGGATTCGTGAACAGCAACTCGTTTCAAAATGTTTATCATTCAGAGTTATCAGATCCTGCACATAACTGGGATGGACCTTATTGCGATTTCTATCAAAACATGACGCCGTTTGTGGCTAAGATGATGCGGATGTCGCGCTCGTCTGCGCATAAGATTGCAAAACTGATTATCAAAACAATTAAAACCGAAAATCCATCGCTATGGATTCCGGCAACATTAGACGCCACTGTGTTTTATTATATTCGCAGACTTCTTCCGCGCAGAATCCTGCTCCCAGTGCTGTATTGGTTCTTACCAAATGCAAAGCACTGGGGCAAAAAACATTCGAATCGGCGCTAG
- a CDS encoding succinate dehydrogenase/fumarate reductase iron-sulfur subunit, translated as MSGKHINLTLKVWRQKGAKDQGSFVEYQAKNVSEHASFLEMLDAVNEEIVAKGEEPIAFDHDCREGICGTCGFVIDGEAHGKLKATTVCQLHMRNYNDGETLTIEPFRANSFPVIKDLMVDRSAFDRIISSGGYISQNTGNPQDANAILVPKADADEAMSSATCIGCGACVAACKNASAALFTSAKISHMALLPQGAVEKNERALRMVAAMDSEGFGACTTTGACEAACPKEIQLTNISRMNRQFLGAVLTQRPKHKDGGAG; from the coding sequence ATGAGTGGAAAACATATCAATCTGACTTTGAAAGTTTGGAGACAAAAAGGAGCTAAAGATCAGGGCTCCTTCGTTGAGTACCAAGCAAAGAATGTTTCTGAGCACGCTTCGTTTCTAGAGATGCTAGATGCCGTGAACGAAGAGATCGTGGCAAAAGGCGAAGAGCCAATTGCATTTGACCATGACTGCCGCGAAGGTATCTGCGGCACATGCGGTTTCGTTATCGATGGCGAGGCACACGGTAAGTTGAAGGCAACCACAGTTTGCCAACTTCATATGCGTAACTATAATGATGGCGAAACATTGACTATCGAGCCGTTCAGAGCGAACTCGTTCCCGGTTATCAAAGACTTGATGGTGGATCGTTCTGCATTCGACCGTATCATTTCTTCGGGTGGTTACATTTCTCAAAATACGGGAAATCCTCAAGATGCGAATGCTATCTTGGTTCCAAAAGCAGATGCTGACGAAGCGATGAGCTCGGCAACTTGCATCGGTTGTGGTGCGTGTGTGGCGGCTTGTAAAAATGCTTCTGCAGCCCTGTTTACCTCTGCAAAAATCTCTCATATGGCTTTGCTTCCGCAGGGTGCTGTTGAAAAAAATGAACGTGCTTTGCGCATGGTTGCAGCTATGGATTCTGAAGGTTTCGGTGCTTGTACGACCACGGGTGCGTGTGAAGCTGCTTGTCCTAAAGAAATTCAGCTGACAAACATCTCTCGTATGAACCGTCAGTTCTTGGGAGCAGTTTTGACTCAAAGACCTAAGCATAAAGATGGCGGCGCTGGCTAA
- a CDS encoding DUF4383 domain-containing protein: MQPEIERNKSNARNNAGKKPSIRGRLRDEYDIQSETIKKGQLEGVLERKTFAQETSVFVGTALVVFSLLGFVVDNLLGAHLSPAHNVIHLVAGALLVWFGFSSEQKAKKCSLIFGAFYAVLGVLGFMVGTPGMPSVGNLVRDDSLWLVVPEHLELGSTDHLIHLLLAAVLIGGALMKFRRLRREEL; encoded by the coding sequence ATGCAACCCGAAATAGAGCGCAATAAGAGCAATGCCAGAAACAATGCTGGTAAAAAACCAAGCATTCGTGGTCGCCTCAGAGATGAATACGATATTCAAAGTGAAACCATTAAAAAAGGACAACTGGAAGGTGTACTTGAGCGCAAAACTTTTGCACAAGAAACCAGTGTCTTCGTCGGAACCGCATTGGTGGTTTTTTCCCTTTTGGGTTTCGTTGTGGATAATCTGTTAGGCGCGCACCTTTCGCCGGCTCACAATGTGATTCACTTAGTGGCTGGTGCTTTGTTGGTTTGGTTTGGCTTTAGCAGCGAGCAAAAAGCAAAAAAGTGCTCTTTAATTTTCGGTGCTTTCTATGCGGTCTTGGGTGTGCTGGGATTTATGGTTGGAACACCAGGGATGCCGAGCGTGGGAAATCTTGTTCGTGACGATTCTTTATGGCTGGTAGTTCCCGAACATCTGGAATTGGGATCCACAGATCACTTGATCCACTTGCTTTTGGCGGCGGTGCTTATTGGTGGAGCATTAATGAAATTTCGCCGACTTCGTCGCGAGGAGCTTTAG
- a CDS encoding alpha/beta fold hydrolase, with protein METTPKSIGTFESYDGTSIYYETHGQGEPLVLIYGIACLINHWHYQIEYFSKNYQVIAFDLRGHHKSNPIVDMSQLTLDALSKDILGLLEHLDIKSAHFAGHSFGAPVLLNLYSSNPDAIRSMTFINGFARNPIKGMFGLDVIEPFFYFVKTQYENQPDLWNTLWKVAVDNPLAMYAAALAGGFNLRVTHFKDIEVYCRGVARMNLKVFISLFEELMKFDGESILEKIEVPVLVISGEKDAVTPIRFQYHLKEKIKHSEFVLVPYGSHCTQLDFPDYTNLKIEKFLQEGVRED; from the coding sequence ATGGAAACAACGCCAAAAAGCATCGGAACATTTGAAAGCTATGATGGCACTTCCATCTATTACGAAACCCATGGGCAAGGTGAGCCGTTAGTATTGATCTATGGTATCGCGTGCCTGATTAATCACTGGCACTATCAGATCGAATATTTCTCTAAGAACTATCAAGTCATCGCTTTTGATTTGCGCGGTCACCATAAAAGCAATCCGATCGTCGACATGAGCCAACTGACATTGGATGCTCTTAGCAAAGACATTCTGGGTTTGCTTGAACATTTAGACATTAAGAGCGCGCACTTTGCAGGACACAGTTTTGGTGCTCCCGTTTTATTGAATCTGTATTCTTCAAATCCAGATGCGATTCGCTCGATGACCTTCATTAATGGTTTTGCCAGAAATCCTATCAAAGGAATGTTTGGGCTGGATGTGATCGAACCGTTTTTCTATTTCGTAAAAACACAATACGAAAACCAACCTGATCTGTGGAATACTCTGTGGAAAGTTGCCGTAGACAATCCTTTGGCGATGTATGCGGCAGCTCTAGCGGGTGGTTTCAATCTGCGTGTCACTCATTTCAAAGACATTGAAGTTTATTGTCGCGGCGTCGCGCGCATGAACTTAAAAGTTTTCATATCGCTTTTTGAAGAGCTGATGAAATTTGATGGTGAAAGCATTCTGGAGAAAATTGAAGTTCCGGTGCTGGTGATTTCTGGCGAGAAAGACGCTGTCACTCCGATTCGCTTTCAGTATCACTTAAAAGAAAAAATCAAGCACTCTGAATTCGTTCTGGTGCCATATGGTTCGCACTGCACGCAGTTGGACTTCCCAGACTATACGAATTTGAAAATCGAAAAGTTTCTACAAGAGGGCGTGCGCGAGGACTAA